In Polyodon spathula isolate WHYD16114869_AA chromosome 11, ASM1765450v1, whole genome shotgun sequence, one genomic interval encodes:
- the LOC121323661 gene encoding carboxy-terminal domain RNA polymerase II polypeptide A small phosphatase 1-like encodes MDNHSTSIITQVSRDEEVNTHLQEKGAQSPASSSSSSSKKKRKNKPQSRGLFHSLFCCFCPDESEHIPDNSKPPLLVEENGSVSKAVKPLLPQVKSQDVGKICVLIDLDETLVHSSFKPVNNADFIIPVEIDGTVHQVYVLKRPHVDEFLQRMGELFECVLFTASLAKYADPVSDLLDKWGTFRSRLFRESCVFHRGNYVKDLSRLGRDLKKSIIIDNSPASYIFHPDNAVPVVSWFDDMSDTELLDLIPFFERLSKVDDVYTVLKQQRTIS; translated from the exons ATGGACAATCACTCCACGTCCATAATCACTCAGGTTAGCAGAGATGAAGAGGTGAATACCCATTTGCAAGAAAAAG GTGCACAGAGTCcggcctcctcctcctcctcctcctcgaagaagaagaggaagaataAGCCACAAAGCAGAGGTCTTTTCCACAGCCTGTTCTGCTGTTTCTGCCCTGATGAATCGGAGCACATACCAGACAACAGCAAACCACCCCTCCTGGTGGAGGAAAATGGAAGTGTCTCAAAA GCAGTGAAACCCCTCCTTCCCCAAGTAAAAAGTCAAGATGTGGGGAAGATCTGTGTGCTAATTGACCTCGATGAAACGCTAGTTCACAGTTCATTTAAG CCAGTGAACAATGCTGATTTTATCATTCCTGTTGAAATTGATGGGACAGTTCATCAG GTGTATGTATTAAAGCGCCCTCATGTGGACGAATTTCTACAGCGCATGGGTGAGCTCTTCGAGTGTGTGCTGTTCACTGCCAGTTTAGCCAAG TATGCAGATCCGGTATCCGATTTGCTGGATAAGTGGGGCACATTCCGTAGCCGGTTGTTCCGGGAGTCATGTGTGTTCCACCGCGGCAACTACGTCAAGGACCTGAGCCGCCTGGGGCGCGATCTCAAGAAGAGCATCATCATAGACAATTCCCCAGCCTCCTACATCTTCCACCCCGACAACGCC GTGCCTGTTGTTTCCTGGTTTGATGACATGTCCGACACAGAGCTGCTCGACCTCATCCCTTTCTTTGAAAGACTGAGTAAAGTGGATGACGTCTACACAGTACTTAAACAGCAGCGGACTATAAGTTAG